A stretch of the bacterium genome encodes the following:
- the rplS gene encoding 50S ribosomal protein L19 produces MEKEILEKIKPGVTIRVHEKFKEGEKTRTSLFEGTILARKHGSEIGATFTVRRVSQGVGMEKIFPIHSPNIYKIEILRSPKVRRAKLYYLRRESEKEVRRKLKKEMVKTVAAKKTELTEEPVEVQINENSVK; encoded by the coding sequence ATGGAAAAAGAGATTTTGGAAAAAATAAAACCTGGCGTTACTATCCGGGTTCATGAAAAATTCAAGGAAGGGGAAAAAACCCGGACTAGTCTTTTTGAAGGAACGATTCTTGCCCGCAAGCACGGCTCGGAAATCGGGGCGACTTTCACTGTCCGAAGAGTGAGCCAGGGAGTAGGCATGGAAAAGATTTTCCCGATTCATTCACCGAATATTTATAAAATAGAAATTTTAAGAAGCCCTAAGGTGAGGCGGGCGAAACTTTATTATCTGCGGAGAGAATCCGAAAAAGAAGTCCGGCGAAAACTTAAAAAAGAAATGGTCAAAACCGTGGCCGCCAAGAAAACAGAATTAACCGAGGAACCGGTGGAAGTTCAAATCAACGAAAATTCGGTAAAATAA